A window of Candidatus Polarisedimenticolia bacterium contains these coding sequences:
- a CDS encoding PqqD family protein codes for MDQGAVLTRNPSAAYRVYDGQATVVMPDRAEVKVINAIGSVIWDKIDGRRTVGQIVESALETVLEGYDVAPDVARRDILTFLGDLREHGMVS; via the coding sequence ATGGATCAGGGGGCCGTTCTGACGAGGAACCCGAGCGCGGCGTATCGCGTCTACGACGGCCAGGCGACCGTCGTCATGCCGGACCGGGCCGAGGTGAAGGTGATCAATGCGATCGGCAGCGTCATCTGGGATAAGATCGACGGCAGGCGGACGGTGGGCCAGATCGTCGAGTCGGCCCTGGAAACGGTCCTCGAAGGCTACGACGTGGCCCCGGACGTGGCGCGCCGGGACATCCTGACGTTTCTCGGCGATCTGCGGGAACACGGAATGGTGAGCTGA
- a CDS encoding C25 family cysteine peptidase, with product MRSSHILRILIIGALSALVMAPGSGAPSLHQGSAHLRLKAGQPVLEPADQGRRVVPRLPGFGTASLPGQPMLPIKVLMVAIPEGSVPELRVLSAPSELLGALDVAPAPRVRVPERLERPRGVGRKDRGQGHDRNDAALQDYEDDFTADAEVDGRDEDFPAAVVRLGSIGYLREQRYVEVLFSPVLYNPVRGQARLVRELEADVVFDLPDGSVPSGGGPFEPDPLFENTYRDSLVNYEQGKLYRVRRGEAAPDATAAPDTTAASTAGTIESAPAAATGAVRYKLSVSRPGIYRLSQSYLMLHAPEMVTANPKGLMLSAEGVEVPILIRDAFGNPGEADNSFDAGDVLEFYGQPKRELAALPNLPTIFQANDFTDTQVYWLEAKDPAEPRRRIPSVSGAPTTQSPPIAPHFEDQAVWDENNLYLPLEDNDPFFSVPSLLAGSTQATRDISIPLPGMAAVPATATLTFRVRGGSDVSTVSLDHRTRVWVNNDTGGGKDDIWGDGETILSDRLDEAQSVLTNPTTVHFSAPGQAGVTLDKQYLDSVTIRYRRTFASTGDVLPFSYPNQATRFQVSGFSGSTATIFEVSRTLTGSLEADPSRITEAQAGGAPTTLTFDVPLDTSSGAPATRSFIVAGPAGGRLPDGIARAADPVLTNPANAADIVVIAARSTIDDAQGGALDNLLAYRFQSQGLTSKIVYVDQIYDEFAFGLRSVTSIRAFLSYAFDNWRGPGGTARPPSFVLIVGDATPDYKDTLQDADWVDQVPTMMLFQKNSILGYYSSDNWLASFRGADQIADIYLGRISTRTPQAAAEVFDKIRTYEQSPPAGTWKGRAVLLAGDGKDSLETADFEAVQDNLTSADFSTAPYSVPSPPLYLARSPWNLNAAAFKNALVNELQSGAAVLSYVGHGSFETWGGKPQTTFFTTQDAHDLTNGAPIPFMLNINCLAGGFHYLSAVGAIGEAMTNNANGGAIATLAPSGLSNTFVGDVATPTLFRSLLGIGRDRLLSAGAMALRTSLWSQNLIVDSQSYTFLGDPATLIATPAPTAPSGLSASAGNGEVALDWTAAPGPVAGYRILRATAAGGPYSTVACDPVTTTSCVDRTVINATTYYYYAVSLDSEGFWGGASNDNSDCDAGPECVLARPINPNPPAVPTGLAAVDAGTGGTLLLSWRANSESDLKSYRIFYGTTEGQYPTQLTFGPAVTSSLLVGLQDGIRYVFVISATNTSGQESTQSTPVFGVPHTIQGIAPPSSITDLKVTRSGQDLVLTWSQPTLDIYGRATTVARYDIYAAPTPNAVKSAINRIGTLMGATSTTFTHTGAAISPGNKFYVVTATDTNGFESGAGRELPNGINPLQISLVSASPLVVRLTWPAITTDLLGNPTLIHHYQIHRSATPAARASLNSSTIFRDNVQVLSVDLDLTGLSDPSYFSVIAVDNQGNLSPF from the coding sequence ATGCGCTCGTCACATATCCTCCGAATCCTCATCATCGGCGCCCTGAGCGCCCTCGTCATGGCTCCGGGCAGCGGCGCCCCATCGCTGCACCAGGGGAGCGCCCATCTGCGCCTGAAGGCGGGGCAACCGGTCCTGGAGCCGGCCGACCAGGGCCGCCGCGTCGTGCCGCGGCTGCCCGGATTCGGAACGGCGAGCCTCCCCGGTCAGCCGATGCTGCCGATCAAGGTCCTGATGGTGGCGATCCCCGAAGGGAGCGTCCCGGAGCTGAGGGTCCTGTCGGCCCCGTCGGAGCTGCTCGGCGCCCTGGACGTCGCCCCGGCGCCGCGCGTCCGGGTGCCGGAGCGGCTGGAGCGGCCGCGTGGCGTCGGCCGGAAGGACCGCGGCCAGGGACACGACAGAAACGATGCGGCCCTGCAGGACTACGAGGACGACTTCACGGCCGACGCGGAGGTCGACGGGCGGGACGAGGACTTCCCCGCCGCGGTGGTCCGGCTGGGAAGCATCGGATACCTGCGGGAGCAGCGCTACGTGGAGGTCCTCTTCTCGCCGGTCCTCTACAACCCCGTGCGGGGCCAGGCCCGGCTGGTGCGCGAGTTGGAGGCGGACGTGGTCTTCGACCTGCCGGACGGTTCCGTCCCATCCGGCGGCGGGCCCTTCGAGCCCGATCCGCTGTTCGAGAACACCTACCGCGACAGCCTGGTGAACTACGAGCAGGGGAAGCTGTACCGCGTCCGGCGCGGTGAAGCGGCCCCGGACGCGACGGCAGCCCCGGACACCACGGCGGCGTCGACCGCCGGGACGATCGAATCGGCGCCGGCGGCGGCGACGGGGGCCGTGCGCTACAAATTGTCGGTGTCACGGCCGGGAATCTACCGGCTCAGCCAATCCTACTTGATGCTCCACGCCCCGGAGATGGTCACGGCCAACCCGAAAGGGCTGATGCTGAGCGCCGAAGGGGTCGAGGTGCCGATCCTGATCCGCGACGCCTTCGGCAATCCAGGTGAGGCGGACAACAGCTTCGACGCGGGAGACGTGCTCGAGTTCTACGGTCAGCCGAAGCGGGAGCTCGCCGCCCTCCCGAACCTCCCGACCATCTTCCAGGCGAACGATTTCACCGACACCCAGGTCTACTGGCTGGAGGCGAAGGACCCCGCCGAACCCCGCAGGCGGATTCCCTCGGTGAGCGGCGCGCCGACCACCCAGAGCCCTCCGATCGCGCCCCACTTCGAGGACCAGGCGGTGTGGGACGAGAACAACCTCTACCTGCCGCTCGAGGACAACGACCCGTTCTTCTCGGTGCCCTCCCTCCTCGCCGGAAGCACGCAGGCGACCCGCGACATCAGCATCCCGCTTCCCGGGATGGCGGCGGTCCCGGCGACCGCGACCCTGACGTTCCGGGTGCGTGGCGGATCCGACGTCTCCACCGTCAGTCTCGATCACCGCACGCGCGTCTGGGTGAACAACGACACGGGAGGAGGGAAGGACGACATCTGGGGGGACGGAGAGACCATCCTGTCGGACAGGTTAGACGAGGCGCAGTCGGTCCTGACCAACCCGACGACGGTCCACTTCAGCGCGCCCGGACAGGCCGGCGTCACACTCGACAAGCAGTACCTCGACAGCGTGACGATCCGCTACCGGCGCACCTTCGCGTCGACCGGGGACGTGCTCCCGTTCTCCTACCCGAACCAGGCGACGCGGTTCCAGGTGTCCGGATTCAGCGGTTCAACCGCGACGATTTTCGAGGTCTCGCGCACGCTCACGGGCAGCCTCGAGGCCGACCCCTCCCGGATCACCGAGGCGCAGGCCGGCGGGGCGCCGACGACGCTGACCTTCGACGTGCCGCTCGACACGTCCTCCGGCGCCCCGGCGACGCGGTCCTTCATCGTGGCGGGTCCGGCGGGAGGACGGCTGCCCGACGGCATCGCGCGCGCCGCCGATCCGGTCCTCACGAACCCGGCGAACGCCGCCGACATCGTGGTGATCGCCGCGCGCAGCACCATCGACGATGCCCAGGGCGGCGCGCTCGACAACCTGCTCGCGTACAGGTTCCAGAGCCAGGGGCTCACCTCGAAGATCGTCTACGTCGACCAGATCTACGACGAGTTCGCGTTCGGTCTCAGGAGCGTCACGAGCATCCGCGCCTTCCTGTCCTACGCCTTCGATAACTGGAGGGGGCCGGGCGGCACGGCGCGGCCGCCGTCGTTCGTTCTCATCGTGGGGGACGCCACCCCCGATTACAAGGACACGCTGCAGGACGCTGACTGGGTCGATCAGGTTCCGACGATGATGCTGTTCCAGAAGAACTCCATCCTGGGCTACTACAGCAGCGACAACTGGCTGGCCTCGTTCCGCGGCGCCGATCAGATCGCCGACATCTACCTCGGGCGGATCAGCACCAGGACGCCCCAGGCCGCGGCCGAGGTCTTCGACAAGATCAGGACGTACGAACAGTCGCCGCCGGCCGGTACGTGGAAAGGGCGCGCCGTGCTCCTGGCCGGGGACGGCAAGGACTCGCTCGAGACCGCGGATTTCGAAGCGGTGCAGGACAACCTGACGTCCGCCGATTTCTCGACCGCGCCGTACAGCGTTCCTTCCCCGCCGCTCTACCTCGCCCGTTCGCCCTGGAACCTGAACGCCGCGGCATTCAAGAACGCGCTCGTGAACGAGCTTCAGTCGGGGGCGGCGGTCCTGTCGTATGTCGGACACGGATCGTTCGAGACCTGGGGGGGAAAGCCGCAGACGACTTTCTTCACGACGCAGGATGCCCATGACCTGACCAATGGCGCGCCGATCCCCTTCATGTTGAACATCAACTGCCTGGCCGGCGGCTTTCACTACCTGAGCGCGGTGGGGGCGATCGGGGAGGCGATGACCAACAACGCCAACGGCGGCGCCATCGCGACGCTCGCCCCCTCGGGCCTGTCGAACACGTTCGTGGGAGATGTCGCGACGCCGACCCTGTTCAGATCCCTGTTGGGAATCGGACGTGACCGGCTGCTCTCGGCGGGGGCGATGGCGTTGAGGACATCCCTGTGGAGCCAGAATCTGATCGTCGACTCGCAGTCTTACACATTCCTCGGCGACCCGGCGACTCTCATCGCCACCCCGGCGCCCACGGCGCCCTCTGGCCTGTCCGCCTCCGCGGGCAACGGAGAGGTGGCGCTGGACTGGACGGCTGCCCCGGGGCCGGTGGCAGGCTACCGCATCCTGCGGGCCACCGCGGCGGGCGGACCATACTCCACGGTCGCTTGTGATCCGGTGACGACGACCTCATGCGTTGATCGCACGGTGATCAATGCCACGACCTACTACTACTACGCCGTCTCGCTCGACTCGGAAGGATTCTGGGGGGGAGCCTCCAACGACAACAGCGACTGCGACGCCGGTCCGGAATGCGTCCTGGCCCGGCCGATCAATCCAAACCCTCCCGCTGTCCCGACCGGCCTGGCGGCCGTTGATGCAGGCACGGGCGGAACACTCCTCTTGTCGTGGCGGGCGAACAGCGAGAGTGACCTCAAGAGTTATCGTATTTTCTATGGCACGACCGAGGGGCAGTACCCCACGCAACTGACGTTCGGGCCGGCGGTGACCTCCTCGCTGCTGGTCGGATTGCAGGACGGCATCCGCTACGTCTTTGTCATCAGCGCCACGAACACGTCGGGGCAGGAGAGTACACAGTCGACGCCGGTCTTCGGAGTTCCGCACACGATCCAGGGGATCGCCCCGCCCAGCTCCATCACCGACCTGAAGGTAACCCGTTCCGGCCAGGATCTGGTCTTGACCTGGAGCCAGCCGACCCTCGACATCTACGGCAGGGCCACGACCGTGGCGCGTTACGATATCTATGCTGCGCCCACTCCAAACGCTGTAAAATCGGCCATCAATCGGATCGGCACCCTTATGGGAGCGACGAGTACGACGTTCACGCACACGGGTGCGGCCATCTCGCCGGGCAACAAGTTCTATGTCGTGACGGCGACCGACACGAACGGGTTCGAGTCGGGGGCCGGACGCGAGCTGCCGAACGGCATCAACCCGCTCCAGATTTCGCTGGTCAGCGCCAGCCCGCTGGTCGTCCGGCTCACTTGGCCGGCCATCACGACCGACCTCCTCGGCAACCCGACCCTCATCCACCACTACCAGATCCACCGGTCCGCCACCCCTGCTGCAAGGGCCTCGCTCAATTCCTCGACGATTTTCCGCGACAACGTCCAGGTTCTTTCGGTAGATTTGGATCTGACGGGATTGAGCGATCCGTCCTATTTTAGCGTGATCGCCGTGGACAACCAGGGAAACCTCAGTCCCTTCTAG
- a CDS encoding sigma-70 family RNA polymerase sigma factor has protein sequence MVRAKAGDADAFAGLMHLYERRIIGIGIQMGLSREDALDACQDSFVKVFRYIGRFRSGESFFKWLYRIAINTIYDHLRINRPAEIVSLEEVVRDGRQEIADGAEPMATRLENADLVNKLVAEIGCLTRQERIVFVLRDLHAMPTDEIGRVLSLSQVTIRRHCMSARGKLRDRLFPRKP, from the coding sequence GTGGTGCGCGCCAAGGCGGGTGACGCCGACGCGTTCGCCGGACTGATGCATCTGTATGAGCGCCGGATCATCGGCATCGGGATCCAGATGGGACTGTCTCGCGAGGACGCACTCGACGCCTGTCAGGACTCCTTCGTCAAAGTCTTTCGCTACATCGGACGGTTTCGCTCCGGGGAGTCATTCTTTAAGTGGCTCTACCGCATCGCCATCAATACAATTTATGACCATTTGCGCATCAACCGGCCGGCGGAAATCGTCTCGCTCGAGGAGGTCGTGCGGGACGGAAGGCAGGAGATCGCCGATGGCGCCGAGCCGATGGCCACACGGCTGGAGAACGCGGACCTGGTGAACAAGCTTGTCGCCGAAATCGGATGCCTGACGCGCCAGGAGAGGATCGTCTTTGTTCTCAGGGACCTGCATGCCATGCCGACAGATGAAATCGGCAGAGTGCTCAGCCTGTCCCAGGTTACGATCAGGCGCCACTGCATGTCGGCTCGCGGAAAACTGCGGGATCGCCTCTTTCCGCGAAAGCCTTGA
- a CDS encoding alpha/beta fold hydrolase produces MAKNGPSFLSSAPGQILILLFIVVAVWAGGAGFFLYKVTHPARQTTPIDPADLLLRTEDVTFRTSDGIVLSGWLVKGVPKAPVIILCHDLGGSRSSLLGSAVSLNRSGYPLLVFDFRGHGASTGSGATLGIDETRDIQAAVDFLKTRSDIDSSRIGLWGIGMGAYAGARAALDNPAIVALALDSIYPDVATQVDRLGRASVPPALHFVMPALRAACRPLLSLRPSGATLEGALNRLADRDILLIAAADPPDRFSEQKTLYEAIPEGPQGGKNFLQLKASVVTGLYAEDKKTYDDAIVRFFSTNLPKSSGVKVPAGKPIQVLER; encoded by the coding sequence ATGGCGAAGAACGGCCCGTCGTTCTTGTCTTCGGCACCCGGCCAGATTCTCATCCTGTTGTTCATCGTGGTCGCCGTCTGGGCCGGCGGGGCCGGGTTCTTTCTCTACAAAGTGACCCACCCCGCGCGCCAGACGACGCCGATCGACCCGGCCGATCTCCTGCTGCGGACGGAGGACGTCACCTTCCGCACCTCCGATGGCATCGTGCTGTCCGGCTGGCTGGTCAAGGGGGTGCCGAAGGCCCCGGTCATCATCCTTTGTCACGACCTGGGAGGTTCGCGGTCGAGCCTGCTCGGCTCGGCGGTCTCCCTGAACCGGTCCGGATACCCGCTCCTGGTGTTCGATTTCCGCGGTCACGGCGCCTCGACCGGATCGGGCGCAACCCTGGGGATCGACGAGACCAGGGATATCCAGGCGGCTGTCGACTTCCTGAAGACACGCTCGGACATCGACAGCAGCCGGATCGGGCTGTGGGGCATCGGCATGGGGGCGTATGCGGGGGCACGGGCGGCGCTCGACAACCCCGCGATCGTGGCCCTCGCGCTCGATTCGATCTACCCGGACGTGGCCACCCAGGTCGACCGATTGGGGCGCGCCAGCGTCCCTCCGGCGCTCCATTTCGTGATGCCGGCGCTGAGGGCCGCCTGCAGGCCTCTTCTTTCCCTGCGCCCGTCCGGGGCGACGCTCGAGGGGGCGCTCAACCGGCTGGCGGATCGGGACATTCTCCTGATCGCCGCGGCCGATCCCCCCGATCGCTTCAGCGAGCAGAAGACGCTCTACGAGGCGATACCGGAGGGGCCGCAGGGGGGCAAGAACTTCCTGCAGCTGAAGGCCTCCGTGGTGACGGGGCTGTACGCCGAAGACAAGAAGACCTACGACGACGCCATCGTCCGATTCTTCTCGACCAACCTTCCGAAATCCTCCGGGGTGAAGGTCCCGGCGGGGAAGCCGATCCAGGTCCTGGAGCGCTGA
- a CDS encoding radical SAM protein: MANALQEITIRNWNRAVPMSALFELTFVCNHACSFCYNCPTGQKEMTTREVFDALQKLADFNILYLTLTGGEPLVRKDFFEIAARARELGFALRIYTNAYLIDEAMAKRIKDVANPIEMEISIHGAKPETHDKLTCVPGSLQRVVNAVKHLRAQGIKVNLKCPITRDNQAEVLDLHRLARELGVVIIFDPVITPRDDGDKDPLSLMASDEFLKSYWSDPAYAAARMEPVPSPRSDAPGEAVCGTGRSSFAIDPYGSIYPCVQWRRKVANIKDVASLKEIWHTSPVLMEVRQTAVEMADKLRDMHHEGQSGGFCNFCLGVADLQAGDPKAYYPQAAKNAEYRKQAYEAWKEKTGETLEDAGGILSKCSM; this comes from the coding sequence ATGGCGAACGCGCTGCAGGAGATCACGATCCGCAACTGGAATCGCGCCGTGCCGATGTCGGCGCTGTTCGAGCTGACCTTCGTGTGCAACCACGCCTGCTCCTTCTGCTACAACTGCCCGACCGGCCAGAAGGAGATGACCACCCGGGAGGTCTTCGACGCCCTGCAGAAACTGGCCGACTTCAACATCCTCTACCTGACGCTGACGGGGGGCGAGCCCCTGGTGCGCAAGGACTTCTTCGAGATCGCCGCGCGGGCGCGCGAGCTCGGCTTCGCGCTGCGCATCTACACCAACGCCTACCTGATCGACGAGGCGATGGCGAAGAGGATCAAGGACGTCGCCAACCCGATCGAGATGGAGATCAGCATCCACGGCGCGAAGCCCGAGACGCACGACAAGCTGACCTGCGTCCCCGGGTCGCTGCAGCGCGTGGTCAACGCGGTGAAGCACCTGCGCGCTCAGGGGATCAAGGTGAACCTCAAATGCCCGATCACCCGGGACAACCAGGCCGAGGTGCTCGACCTGCACCGGCTGGCCCGGGAGCTGGGGGTGGTCATCATCTTCGACCCGGTGATCACGCCGCGCGACGACGGCGACAAGGACCCGCTCTCCCTCATGGCCAGCGACGAGTTCCTGAAGTCCTACTGGTCGGATCCCGCCTACGCGGCGGCGCGCATGGAGCCGGTGCCGTCCCCGCGCTCGGATGCGCCGGGCGAGGCGGTGTGCGGCACGGGCCGATCGTCGTTCGCCATCGATCCGTACGGCAGCATCTATCCCTGCGTGCAGTGGCGCCGCAAGGTGGCCAACATAAAAGACGTCGCGTCCCTCAAGGAGATCTGGCACACGTCGCCGGTCCTGATGGAGGTGCGCCAGACCGCGGTGGAGATGGCCGACAAGCTCCGGGACATGCATCACGAAGGACAGTCCGGCGGCTTCTGCAATTTCTGCCTGGGAGTGGCGGATCTTCAAGCCGGCGACCCGAAGGCCTACTACCCGCAGGCCGCCAAGAACGCCGAATACAGGAAGCAGGCCTACGAAGCCTGGAAAGAGAAGACGGGAGAAACGCTCGAGGATGCCGGGGGAATCCTCAGCAAGTGCAGCATGTGA
- the uvrC gene encoding excinuclease ABC subunit UvrC: MDPQTPARQKLDDLPDAPGVYLYRDRRGRVVYVGKALSLKSRVRSYFQAASAGQAPKTDALLDEIHDLEYIVTRTEVEALILENNLIKKERPRFNIRLRDDKNFPYLKMTTAERFPRVVLVRRARLDGNAYFGPYVPASTARRSIQMVARHFKVATCYLEDMDGTRPRPCLLFQLNQCLGPCAGLVQDDDYRQAVQDARLFLEGRNKDLLRSLKERMLAASGEENFEAAAHYRDLAKSLETSSEKQRIASVGLEEEDYVAFHRENDLASVQIFQMREGHVQARREFSFEGIREDDAEFLATCLARYFESVDYIPKTICVPLEPASKPVLEEWLSARKGSRVAILAPQRGPRRHLLETAARNAKISFEAMFRAPHTYGVEILEGLQEALGLDEPPHRIECFDISHVQGTDQVASLVVWEAGRPKRSDCRRFKVKTVEGSDDFAAMAEVVGRRYARLLAEGKDLPDLVLIDGGKGQLSSAASVLERLGVGHLPVAAIAKREEEIFLDGRSESVRLPHDSPILHLVQRIRDEAHRFAVTYHRRVRSRRTLATELTGIDGVGPRRARLLLRRFGSVQGVREAPLESIAEAVGRSLAERIKSHLDGAPAKSPDARERPML; encoded by the coding sequence ATGGACCCGCAGACGCCCGCACGCCAGAAACTGGACGACCTGCCGGATGCCCCGGGGGTCTACCTGTACCGCGACCGGCGGGGGAGGGTGGTCTACGTCGGCAAGGCCCTGTCGCTCAAGAGCCGCGTCCGTTCCTATTTCCAGGCCGCCTCGGCCGGGCAGGCGCCGAAGACCGACGCGCTCCTCGACGAGATCCACGATCTCGAGTACATCGTCACGCGCACAGAGGTCGAGGCGCTCATCCTCGAGAACAACCTCATCAAGAAGGAGCGCCCGCGCTTCAACATCAGGCTGCGGGACGACAAGAATTTTCCCTATCTCAAGATGACCACCGCCGAGCGCTTCCCGCGCGTCGTCCTGGTGCGCCGGGCGCGGCTGGACGGCAACGCCTATTTCGGGCCGTACGTGCCGGCCTCGACGGCGCGGCGCTCGATCCAGATGGTCGCCCGCCACTTCAAGGTCGCCACCTGCTACCTGGAGGACATGGACGGGACCCGCCCCCGCCCCTGCCTGCTGTTCCAGCTGAACCAGTGCCTGGGACCGTGCGCCGGCCTGGTCCAAGACGACGACTACCGCCAGGCGGTGCAGGACGCGCGCCTGTTCCTGGAGGGCCGCAACAAAGATTTGCTCAGGAGCCTTAAGGAAAGAATGCTCGCGGCCTCGGGCGAGGAAAACTTCGAGGCCGCGGCGCACTACCGGGACCTGGCGAAGAGCCTCGAGACCTCCTCCGAGAAGCAGCGGATCGCCTCGGTCGGGCTCGAGGAGGAGGACTACGTCGCCTTCCACCGCGAGAACGACCTGGCGTCGGTGCAGATCTTCCAGATGCGGGAGGGACACGTGCAGGCGCGCCGCGAGTTCTCGTTCGAGGGGATCCGCGAGGACGACGCCGAGTTCCTGGCCACCTGCCTGGCCCGTTATTTCGAGAGCGTGGACTACATCCCGAAGACCATCTGCGTGCCGCTCGAGCCGGCCTCGAAGCCGGTGCTGGAGGAATGGCTCTCGGCGCGGAAGGGATCGAGGGTGGCCATCCTGGCGCCGCAGCGCGGCCCGCGACGGCACCTGCTCGAGACGGCGGCGCGCAACGCGAAGATCTCCTTCGAGGCGATGTTCCGCGCGCCGCACACGTACGGCGTCGAGATCCTCGAGGGGCTCCAGGAGGCGCTCGGCCTGGACGAGCCGCCGCACCGCATCGAGTGTTTCGACATCTCGCACGTCCAGGGGACCGACCAGGTAGCGTCCCTGGTGGTCTGGGAGGCCGGGCGGCCGAAGCGCTCGGACTGCCGCCGCTTCAAGGTGAAGACCGTGGAGGGAAGCGACGACTTCGCCGCCATGGCCGAGGTCGTCGGCCGCCGCTACGCCCGCCTCCTGGCGGAAGGGAAGGACCTGCCCGACCTGGTCCTGATCGACGGCGGCAAGGGACAGCTCTCGTCGGCCGCGTCGGTCCTGGAGCGGCTGGGCGTCGGGCACCTTCCGGTCGCCGCGATCGCCAAGCGCGAAGAGGAAATCTTCCTCGACGGGCGGAGCGAGTCGGTGCGCTTGCCGCACGACTCCCCGATCCTGCACCTCGTTCAGCGGATCCGGGACGAGGCCCACCGCTTCGCCGTCACCTATCATCGCCGGGTGCGCTCCAGGCGGACCCTGGCCACCGAGCTGACCGGCATCGACGGGGTCGGCCCGCGGCGCGCCCGGCTCCTCCTGCGACGCTTCGGATCGGTGCAGGGCGTGCGGGAGGCGCCGCTCGAGTCGATCGCCGAGGCCGTGGGCAGAAGCCTCGCCGAGAGGATCAAGTCTCATCTGGACGGCGCCCCTGCGAAGTCTCCTGACGCCCGTGAGCGGCCTATGTTATAG
- a CDS encoding thrombospondin type 3 repeat-containing protein, translating into MKTLLKSLVGVGAVAFLVLLTPAAYAQCTFSLPAIHYLDTTWTGLPEANISSRFFILTNPAINNGTSAFLCASSDQFVSGGFCQSSAGLPDDGIVTANGNFAGEGVVGCPNVAIDGDSPVVAFVTAIASEGTPMHEGRYVLVSVGFSFNFQAYVFDLANPIGPNGLPINLGSSRIPSPRILSSVPGSSTASVNIQWDRANTRDDCLLNLAGTCPSGGTRSILEGYAVYSQVSSCSAPPTSSVVTNGWTEVARYGASATSATVTVPFDPSGANCTYLAMGLLVGGAPGRAVSTHTTLGILDTDGDGVADSFDNCPFVVNANQADTDLGGPDGVGDACDNCPGLQNPSQIDADNDTKGDVCDNCPSTANANQANADGDSRGDVCDNCIAVPNDSQTDNDADGRGNACDNCPDAANPSQADGDADLVGDICDNCPAAPNANQADTDGDRLGNLCDNCPTVPNPTQVDQDFDRVGDACDNCPTIPNADQNPAVCEQRAEQIFISFSSPLGKGSGTVFWVTSTEVDIIGFNVVKIDSKGTRTQQNVGPIRCEECVTGVGHSYSFIIPKHKSGTNIYIEMLRLNGTVQVFGPAVRQ; encoded by the coding sequence GTGAAGACCCTTCTCAAATCCCTGGTGGGTGTTGGAGCGGTCGCGTTCCTTGTGCTGCTCACGCCGGCAGCCTACGCGCAGTGCACCTTCAGCCTTCCTGCGATCCACTACCTCGACACCACCTGGACGGGGCTGCCCGAGGCGAACATTTCCAGCCGGTTCTTTATTCTTACCAATCCGGCCATCAACAACGGCACGTCGGCGTTCTTGTGCGCCTCCTCCGACCAATTCGTGTCCGGCGGGTTCTGCCAGAGCAGCGCCGGCCTTCCGGACGACGGCATCGTCACCGCCAACGGCAACTTCGCCGGAGAGGGCGTCGTTGGCTGTCCGAACGTGGCGATTGATGGCGACTCCCCGGTTGTGGCGTTCGTAACGGCGATCGCCTCGGAAGGGACGCCCATGCACGAGGGTCGCTACGTGCTGGTCAGCGTCGGATTCAGCTTCAACTTCCAGGCCTATGTCTTCGATCTGGCGAATCCGATCGGTCCGAACGGCCTGCCGATTAACCTGGGCAGCTCGCGCATCCCGTCGCCGCGCATCCTCTCTTCGGTCCCGGGCTCCTCGACGGCGAGCGTCAACATTCAATGGGACAGGGCCAACACACGGGACGACTGCCTTCTCAACCTGGCCGGGACCTGTCCTTCGGGGGGAACCCGTTCCATCCTCGAGGGTTATGCCGTCTACTCCCAGGTGTCTTCCTGCAGTGCTCCGCCGACTTCGAGCGTCGTAACCAACGGCTGGACCGAGGTGGCCCGGTACGGAGCGTCGGCGACTTCCGCCACAGTCACGGTTCCCTTCGATCCCAGCGGCGCCAACTGCACCTACCTGGCGATGGGTCTCTTGGTCGGAGGAGCCCCGGGTAGGGCGGTCTCGACCCACACCACGCTCGGCATACTCGACACGGACGGCGACGGCGTGGCGGACTCCTTCGATAACTGCCCGTTCGTCGTGAACGCGAACCAGGCCGACACCGACCTGGGAGGGCCGGACGGCGTCGGCGACGCCTGCGACAATTGTCCGGGGCTGCAGAATCCTTCCCAGATCGATGCCGACAACGACACCAAGGGGGATGTCTGCGACAATTGTCCGAGCACCGCCAACGCGAACCAGGCGAATGCGGACGGCGACAGCCGCGGCGACGTGTGCGACAACTGCATCGCGGTCCCCAACGATTCCCAGACGGACAACGACGCCGACGGCCGCGGCAATGCCTGCGACAACTGTCCGGATGCCGCCAATCCCAGCCAGGCCGACGGTGACGCGGACCTGGTGGGGGACATCTGCGACAACTGTCCGGCCGCGCCGAACGCCAACCAGGCCGACACGGACGGTGACCGGCTCGGGAACCTGTGCGACAACTGCCCGACCGTTCCAAATCCGACGCAGGTGGACCAGGACTTCGACCGGGTGGGGGACGCGTGCGACAACTGCCCGACCATCCCGAACGCCGACCAGAACCCGGCGGTCTGCGAGCAGCGGGCTGAGCAGATCTTCATCAGCTTCAGCAGCCCGCTGGGGAAGGGATCCGGCACGGTCTTCTGGGTGACCTCGACAGAGGTGGACATCATCGGATTCAACGTCGTGAAGATCGACTCCAAGGGGACGAGGACCCAGCAGAACGTGGGCCCGATCCGCTGCGAGGAGTGCGTCACGGGTGTCGGCCACTCGTACAGCTTCATCATCCCGAAGCACAAGAGCGGTACCAACATCTACATCGAGATGCTGCGGCTCAACGGGACCGTGCAGGTCTTCGGGCCGGCCGTCCGGCAATAG